In one window of uncultured Acetobacteroides sp. DNA:
- a CDS encoding DsbA family oxidoreductase, translated as MKIEIWADVVCPFCYIGKRKLDAALKDFPHADRVKVEWKSYQLAPDMRPEHDKSVVSYFAERKHISEEEAYSIYSHVAQLAKDNGIDFNINDAIICNTFNAHRLSHLAKSYGLQSEVEERLFAAYFTAGKDLNDINELAKIGAEVGLEVNAVWQMLIGNQFADEVKWEIAEAGRLGVQGVPFFVFDRKYAISGAQEKQFFTQTLEKAWAESLPIFREENIIKGEGGTIDQLL; from the coding sequence ATGAAAATTGAGATTTGGGCCGATGTTGTATGCCCATTTTGCTACATCGGCAAGCGTAAACTAGATGCAGCCCTTAAGGATTTTCCTCATGCCGATAGGGTTAAGGTGGAGTGGAAAAGCTACCAGCTGGCACCTGACATGAGGCCAGAACATGATAAAAGCGTTGTATCCTACTTTGCGGAGCGGAAGCATATATCGGAAGAGGAGGCTTATAGCATCTATAGCCATGTTGCGCAGCTGGCTAAAGACAATGGCATTGATTTTAATATTAACGATGCGATAATCTGCAACACCTTCAATGCGCATAGGCTCTCGCATCTAGCCAAAAGCTATGGGCTACAATCGGAGGTCGAAGAACGGCTTTTTGCCGCATACTTTACTGCGGGTAAGGACTTGAACGATATTAATGAACTAGCCAAGATAGGAGCAGAGGTGGGCCTCGAAGTCAATGCCGTTTGGCAGATGCTTATCGGCAATCAGTTTGCCGATGAGGTAAAATGGGAAATTGCCGAAGCAGGTCGGCTCGGCGTGCAGGGCGTTCCTTTCTTTGTCTTCGATAGGAAGTACGCCATTTCGGGGGCGCAGGAGAAGCAGTTCTTTACGCAAACCCTCGAGAAGGCTTGGGCGGAGAGCCTGCCCATATTCCGGGAAGAAAATATTATAAAGGGAGAAGGCGGGACTATAGATCAGCTACTATAG
- the pepF gene encoding oligoendopeptidase F, with the protein MKKMLFSALALAMACNVSFGQATAKVDVKDPAYSWDFTHIYPSWDAWQQELKKYSEFTPKFLEYKGKISKDPQALLGYIKLEEQAGQMGSRLLWYVRLQNDVDGKNPIYRAKQQEFQTVSIQMSKNRTWYASELATLPQETCNRWMSEVPELAIYKHDFDDFYRERAHILDEKTQNILNEYSRSLGAPLRIYNSLAIADIEFPKVTLSTGEVVTASPAVTSRIYATSHSQEDRLKVANANREYYYKNRNTFADIYLTKMQNSVAGSKLSNYPSCLEATLSGNDIPKDVYLTLLKVAQSNVAPLQKYWDLRKRALGLTKYYGSDAAAELVNFSRTYKWDEGVSIVSSALQFMGKEYYDTFKQMLAPGRIDVYEKPGKQTGAYNLALYGVHPYVLMNWNETRDNVFTLAHELGHSVHGILSQKNQPYAYSGSNSMVAEVASTFNECVLLDYLLAQAKDPNEKISLLIQAIDNVAGTFYRQVQFADFEYTMHTMVEQNQPLNADIMAKVYGDIDAKYNGPGVEKPENLKYSWPRVMHFFNYNFYVYNYAVSFTASNALYSSIAKAKNKKEADAAKERYMSLLKSGGNDYPINLLKKAGIDMTKEESFLTVTSRMQQLVDQLEKELKAIGKI; encoded by the coding sequence ATGAAGAAAATGCTTTTCTCGGCCTTAGCACTTGCAATGGCTTGCAACGTTAGCTTCGGACAGGCAACCGCTAAGGTTGACGTAAAGGATCCAGCCTACAGCTGGGATTTCACCCACATCTACCCCAGCTGGGATGCGTGGCAGCAGGAGCTGAAGAAGTACAGCGAGTTTACCCCAAAATTCCTCGAGTATAAGGGGAAGATATCTAAAGATCCTCAAGCGCTTCTTGGCTACATCAAGCTAGAGGAGCAGGCCGGACAGATGGGCTCAAGGCTACTGTGGTACGTTCGTCTGCAAAATGATGTCGATGGTAAAAACCCCATCTACCGCGCCAAGCAGCAGGAGTTTCAAACGGTAAGCATCCAGATGAGCAAGAACCGCACCTGGTACGCCTCCGAGCTGGCAACTCTCCCCCAAGAAACCTGCAATAGGTGGATGAGCGAGGTGCCTGAGTTGGCCATCTACAAGCACGACTTCGACGATTTCTACCGCGAGCGGGCCCACATCCTCGACGAGAAGACGCAGAATATCCTTAACGAGTACAGCCGCTCTCTTGGTGCCCCATTACGCATCTACAACTCGCTGGCCATCGCCGATATCGAGTTCCCGAAGGTAACGCTATCAACCGGCGAGGTGGTTACCGCATCGCCAGCCGTGACATCGCGTATCTACGCCACATCGCACAGCCAAGAGGACCGACTCAAGGTGGCCAACGCCAACCGCGAGTACTACTACAAGAACCGCAACACGTTTGCCGACATCTACCTTACCAAGATGCAGAATAGCGTGGCCGGTTCGAAGCTGAGCAACTACCCCAGCTGCTTGGAGGCAACCCTTTCGGGCAACGACATCCCGAAGGATGTTTACCTAACACTTCTTAAGGTTGCCCAAAGCAACGTGGCCCCTCTTCAAAAGTACTGGGATCTCCGCAAGCGCGCGCTTGGCCTTACCAAGTACTACGGATCGGATGCTGCTGCCGAGCTGGTAAACTTCAGCCGTACCTACAAGTGGGACGAGGGCGTGAGCATCGTTAGCAGCGCCCTGCAGTTTATGGGCAAGGAGTACTACGACACCTTTAAGCAGATGCTCGCCCCTGGCCGCATCGACGTGTACGAGAAGCCCGGCAAGCAAACCGGCGCCTACAACCTAGCCCTCTACGGCGTTCACCCCTACGTGCTGATGAACTGGAACGAAACCCGCGATAACGTATTTACCCTTGCCCACGAGCTCGGTCACTCGGTACACGGAATCCTTTCGCAGAAGAACCAGCCTTACGCCTACTCGGGCAGCAACTCGATGGTGGCCGAGGTAGCCTCAACCTTCAACGAATGCGTGCTGCTCGACTACCTGCTAGCGCAGGCCAAAGATCCTAACGAGAAGATTTCGCTGCTGATCCAAGCCATCGACAACGTTGCCGGCACCTTCTACCGCCAGGTGCAGTTTGCCGACTTCGAGTACACCATGCACACCATGGTGGAGCAGAACCAGCCGCTTAACGCCGACATCATGGCAAAGGTTTACGGCGATATCGACGCCAAGTACAACGGTCCGGGCGTTGAGAAGCCCGAAAACCTGAAGTACTCGTGGCCCCGCGTGATGCACTTCTTCAACTACAACTTCTACGTGTACAACTACGCCGTGTCGTTTACCGCATCCAACGCCCTTTACAGCAGCATCGCAAAGGCTAAGAACAAGAAGGAGGCCGATGCCGCCAAGGAACGCTACATGTCCCTGCTGAAGAGCGGCGGCAACGACTACCCCATCAACCTGCTGAAGAAGGCGGGCATCGATATGACCAAGGAGGAGTCGTTCCTTACCGTTACCAGCCGCATGCAGCAGCTGGTAGACCAGCTCGAGAAGGAGCTTAAGGCAATTGGAAAGATCTAG
- the metH gene encoding methionine synthase translates to MSNRSNLEQALRRRILVLDGAMGTQIQRFKLTEEDYRGSRFASIAARVKGNNDMLVLTQPQVITAIHEEYLQAGADIIETNTFNANAISMADYEMQDLVYEINLEAARLAKQACKKYSTADRPRFVAGSIGPTNKTASMSPDVNNPAYRAISFDTLVRAYYEQVRGLVDGGADVLLVETVFDTLNAKAALFAIEQYNDDNGVDIPVMVSGTITDASGRTLSGQTAEAFLVSVSHVNLLSVGFNCALGAKQLRPFIETISAKAPFHISAHPNAGLPNQFGEYDQTPEMMADIIEGFLKDGLLNIIGGCCGTSPAHIAAIAKVAEKHAPREIVKREPVTTFSGLEPISVTKESNFVNIGERTNVAGSKMFARLIREEKFEQALSVANGQVEGGAQLIDVCMDDAMLDAKSAMVNFLNLIASEPEIARLPIVIDSSKWEVLEAGLKCVQGKSVVNSISLKEGEEEFIRKAKLVKRYGAAAVVMLFDEKGQADTYERKIEIAEKSYKILTEKVGFPPQDIIFDPNILAIATGIEEHNSYGLNYIKACEWIKKNCPYAKISGGVSNLSFSFRGNDTVREAIHSVFLYHAIKAGMDMGIVNPGMLQVYDTIDPDLLQLVEDAVLNRRKDATERLLVYADKVKAQAKGGEEEHKKDAWRELPVAERLKHALIKGITDYIDEDVEEARHNYPATLQVIEDPLMDGMNVVGDLFGAGKMFLPQVVKSARVMKKAVAYLTPFIEEEKAKSGDLSSAGKVLMATVKGDVHDIGKNIVSVVLACNGYEIIDLGVMVPAEKILEAAKEHNVDVIGLSALITPSLDEIIHTVRELRRQDFNIPVILGGATTSKIHTAVKIATEYSHGTVYVKDASRAVGVVRSLISENKKEYLGNINEEYTAMREEHTRRRSASEYVSLAEARANCVKTDWATLPIAEPKQLGTFVLDNYSLEELAKYIDWTYFFFAWDITGRYPKIFHDPVKGEEAKKLYDDAQVMLKRIIEEKLFTANGVYSILPANSIDEDVVLFNTKGDEVSRFHFLRNQEKRTEEAKPNYSLADYIAPLESGRKDYLGTFAVTVHGADKLTETFKAKNDDYSAIMVKLLADRLAEAFAERLHERVRKEFWGYSPAEELPIEELLHEDYQGIRPAAGYPACPEHSEKRTIFDLLEAEKNIGAKLTENYSMYPGASVSGWYFAHPESMYFNLGRITKEQVEQYAQRKGVSIEEAEKLLRPNLGY, encoded by the coding sequence ATGTCGAACAGGAGCAATCTGGAGCAGGCGCTCCGCCGCAGGATACTGGTGCTTGATGGCGCAATGGGAACACAGATCCAACGCTTTAAGCTAACCGAAGAGGACTACCGCGGCAGCCGATTTGCTAGCATAGCAGCACGGGTTAAGGGTAACAACGATATGCTGGTGCTTACCCAGCCACAGGTTATTACCGCCATCCACGAGGAGTACCTACAGGCAGGTGCCGATATCATCGAAACCAATACGTTTAACGCCAACGCCATCTCGATGGCCGACTACGAGATGCAGGATTTGGTGTACGAGATTAACCTCGAGGCCGCACGGCTGGCTAAGCAGGCATGCAAAAAGTATTCGACCGCCGATCGTCCCCGCTTTGTAGCTGGCTCCATAGGGCCCACCAATAAGACGGCCTCCATGTCGCCCGACGTGAACAACCCCGCCTACCGCGCCATCAGCTTCGATACGCTGGTACGCGCCTACTACGAGCAGGTTCGCGGCTTGGTTGATGGTGGTGCCGACGTACTGCTGGTTGAAACCGTATTCGACACGCTCAACGCTAAGGCTGCCCTATTCGCCATCGAGCAGTACAACGACGACAATGGGGTAGACATCCCCGTTATGGTATCGGGTACCATCACCGACGCCAGCGGACGAACCCTATCTGGACAAACCGCCGAGGCTTTTCTGGTATCCGTATCGCACGTAAACCTGCTAAGCGTGGGCTTCAACTGCGCCCTTGGCGCCAAGCAACTGCGCCCATTCATCGAAACAATTAGCGCGAAAGCGCCCTTCCACATAAGCGCACACCCAAATGCTGGGTTGCCCAACCAGTTTGGCGAGTACGACCAAACTCCTGAGATGATGGCCGATATCATTGAGGGATTTTTGAAGGATGGGCTGTTGAACATCATCGGAGGATGCTGCGGCACCTCTCCTGCCCATATTGCAGCAATTGCAAAGGTAGCAGAGAAGCATGCTCCACGCGAAATCGTTAAGCGTGAACCTGTAACTACCTTCAGCGGACTGGAGCCCATCAGCGTAACCAAGGAGTCGAACTTCGTGAACATCGGCGAGCGTACCAACGTGGCCGGATCGAAGATGTTTGCCAGATTGATCCGTGAGGAGAAGTTCGAGCAGGCGCTATCGGTCGCTAACGGACAGGTGGAGGGCGGCGCTCAGCTTATCGACGTGTGCATGGACGACGCCATGCTCGACGCCAAGAGCGCGATGGTAAACTTCCTCAACCTAATTGCATCAGAACCCGAAATTGCCCGCCTGCCCATCGTTATCGACTCGTCGAAATGGGAGGTACTTGAGGCTGGATTGAAATGCGTACAGGGTAAATCGGTGGTCAACTCCATCAGCCTAAAGGAGGGCGAAGAGGAGTTCATCCGCAAGGCCAAGCTGGTGAAGCGCTACGGCGCTGCTGCCGTTGTTATGCTCTTCGACGAAAAGGGGCAGGCCGACACCTACGAGCGTAAAATTGAGATTGCAGAAAAATCGTACAAAATACTTACCGAAAAGGTAGGATTTCCGCCACAGGACATCATTTTCGACCCCAACATTTTGGCAATTGCCACAGGGATTGAGGAGCACAACAGCTACGGGCTTAACTACATCAAGGCCTGCGAGTGGATCAAAAAGAACTGTCCATACGCAAAGATCAGCGGTGGGGTGAGCAACCTCTCGTTCAGCTTCCGCGGCAACGACACCGTACGTGAGGCCATCCACTCGGTATTCCTCTACCACGCCATTAAGGCTGGTATGGATATGGGTATCGTTAATCCGGGAATGCTTCAGGTGTACGACACCATCGACCCCGACTTGCTACAGCTGGTAGAGGATGCCGTTCTCAACCGCCGCAAGGATGCCACCGAACGCCTTTTAGTGTATGCCGATAAGGTTAAGGCGCAAGCCAAAGGCGGCGAAGAGGAACACAAGAAAGATGCTTGGCGAGAGCTGCCCGTTGCCGAAAGGCTAAAGCATGCGCTGATAAAGGGCATCACCGACTATATCGATGAGGACGTAGAAGAAGCCCGCCACAACTACCCTGCTACGCTTCAGGTGATAGAGGATCCGCTGATGGACGGCATGAACGTGGTTGGCGACCTGTTTGGTGCCGGAAAGATGTTCCTGCCCCAAGTGGTAAAGAGCGCCCGCGTGATGAAAAAGGCTGTTGCCTACCTTACCCCTTTCATCGAGGAGGAAAAGGCTAAGAGCGGCGATCTATCGTCGGCCGGCAAGGTGCTAATGGCCACCGTTAAGGGCGACGTACACGATATCGGTAAGAATATTGTTAGCGTAGTACTGGCCTGCAACGGCTACGAGATTATCGACCTTGGAGTAATGGTGCCTGCCGAAAAGATTCTGGAGGCCGCCAAGGAGCACAACGTAGATGTGATTGGCCTAAGCGCCCTTATCACCCCATCGTTGGATGAAATTATTCACACCGTCCGCGAGCTTAGGCGACAAGACTTCAATATCCCCGTTATACTGGGCGGCGCAACCACCAGCAAGATTCACACCGCCGTTAAAATTGCCACCGAGTACAGCCACGGAACCGTTTACGTTAAGGATGCCTCGCGCGCTGTTGGCGTGGTGCGCAGCCTTATATCAGAGAACAAGAAGGAGTATCTTGGCAATATCAACGAGGAGTACACCGCCATGCGCGAGGAGCATACTCGCCGCCGCAGCGCAAGCGAGTACGTTTCGCTTGCAGAGGCACGTGCCAACTGCGTAAAAACTGATTGGGCAACGCTCCCCATCGCTGAGCCCAAGCAGCTGGGCACGTTTGTACTCGACAATTACTCGTTAGAGGAGCTGGCAAAGTACATCGACTGGACCTACTTCTTCTTTGCATGGGACATCACCGGAAGATATCCGAAGATATTCCACGACCCCGTTAAAGGCGAGGAGGCTAAGAAACTTTACGACGATGCACAGGTGATGCTTAAGCGAATTATCGAAGAAAAACTGTTTACTGCAAACGGCGTTTACTCCATACTTCCCGCTAACAGCATCGACGAAGATGTGGTCCTGTTCAACACCAAGGGTGATGAGGTTTCTCGCTTCCACTTCCTCCGCAACCAAGAGAAGCGCACCGAAGAGGCTAAGCCAAACTACTCGTTGGCTGACTACATTGCGCCACTCGAAAGCGGACGTAAGGATTACCTAGGAACATTTGCCGTTACCGTTCACGGTGCCGATAAGCTAACCGAAACGTTTAAGGCCAAGAACGACGACTACAGCGCCATCATGGTAAAGTTGCTTGCCGACAGGTTGGCCGAAGCCTTTGCCGAGCGCTTGCACGAGCGCGTCCGTAAGGAGTTCTGGGGTTACTCGCCCGCCGAGGAGCTACCCATTGAGGAGCTGCTCCACGAGGACTATCAGGGTATTCGTCCCGCTGCAGGCTACCCCGCATGCCCCGAGCATAGCGAAAAGCGCACCATCTTCGACCTGCTCGAAGCCGAAAAGAACATTGGCGCTAAGCTAACCGAAAACTACTCCATGTACCCCGGAGCATCGGTAAGCGGATGGTACTTTGCCCACCCCGAATCGATGTACTTTAACCTTGGACGCATAACCAAGGAGCAGGTGGAGCAGTATGCGCAGCGCAAGGGTGTAAGTATAGAGGAAGCGGAGAAGTTGCTGAGACCAAATTTGGGGTATTAG
- a CDS encoding YqaA family protein — MENLIEYGYIGLFLACFLAATVIPMSSEVVFIGLLIAGANPIYATIIATVGNTLGGMTGYLLGYLGKWEWLEKYFRVKEKNLDKCSRIVKRYGSTIAFFAWLPFIGDFIPIVLGLMRASYHKVLLFMTLGKFTRYALWAYITISGVKIFGQYLQ; from the coding sequence ATGGAAAACCTCATTGAATACGGCTACATCGGACTTTTTCTTGCCTGCTTTTTGGCGGCAACCGTTATTCCTATGAGCTCGGAGGTGGTGTTTATTGGACTCCTGATTGCTGGGGCCAACCCAATTTATGCCACCATTATTGCCACCGTGGGCAACACGCTGGGCGGTATGACCGGATACCTGCTGGGCTACCTTGGTAAGTGGGAGTGGCTCGAAAAATACTTTAGGGTTAAGGAAAAGAATCTCGATAAATGTAGCCGGATCGTAAAGCGATACGGTTCCACCATAGCCTTCTTTGCATGGCTCCCATTTATTGGCGATTTCATTCCTATTGTTCTTGGACTTATGAGGGCGTCCTACCACAAGGTGCTGCTGTTTATGACGCTTGGCAAGTTCACCCGCTACGCGCTTTGGGCGTACATCACCATTAGCGGCGTTAAAATTTTCGGCCAATACCTCCAATAG
- a CDS encoding endonuclease domain-containing protein produces MQSEKYNRLKAFAREHRSQSTKAEVRLWCELFRAKKMMGYSFLRQYPICNYIVDFYCKDLKLAIETDGITHTWEETYQKDIAKEKFLTDNGITILRFEDSQVMNDLNNVSRTIEEWITEREQSSPCPLQRGTSD; encoded by the coding sequence ATGCAAAGTGAAAAGTACAACCGTTTAAAAGCATTTGCCAGAGAACATAGAAGTCAAAGCACTAAAGCAGAAGTAAGGCTTTGGTGTGAACTATTTCGTGCAAAGAAAATGATGGGCTACTCTTTTTTGCGACAATACCCTATATGCAATTACATTGTTGATTTCTACTGTAAGGATTTAAAACTTGCTATAGAAACAGATGGAATTACTCATACTTGGGAGGAGACATACCAAAAAGATATCGCTAAAGAGAAATTTCTAACAGATAATGGTATTACCATTTTACGTTTTGAGGATTCTCAGGTGATGAACGACCTCAATAATGTTAGTAGAACAATTGAAGAGTGGATTACTGAAAGAGAGCAATCATCCCCCTGCCCCCTTCAAAGGGGGACGAGCGACTAA
- a CDS encoding alpha/beta hydrolase → MKRFAFAAIAILMAFTGFAQKSAIRVEVTGKGSPVILLPGFGCPGSVWNETVAELKKNHECHVVTYAGFDGVAPVDTLWLPTVEKSIESYISNKGLKDVTVVGHSIGGTFGLMLCAAPQSRVTRLVVVDMLPCIGMVMIPNFKPEYVTFDNPYNKRLLAMDKAAFGAMQQQMAANMCADTLRQRQIVEWMMKADRKTYVYGYTELMRLDLRESVKDIQQPVLVLAAGKYPSKDQIVKMNNEQYANLKNKTVKFVDNSAHFVMFDQPTVLLNELKGFIPAKR, encoded by the coding sequence ATGAAAAGATTCGCATTTGCAGCCATCGCCATCCTAATGGCATTTACAGGATTTGCTCAGAAGAGCGCTATTCGCGTTGAAGTTACCGGCAAAGGATCGCCCGTTATTCTGCTTCCCGGATTCGGATGCCCCGGCAGCGTATGGAACGAGACGGTGGCCGAGCTAAAGAAGAACCACGAGTGCCACGTGGTAACCTACGCTGGATTCGACGGCGTTGCTCCCGTGGATACGCTTTGGCTGCCTACGGTGGAGAAGTCGATTGAGAGCTACATCAGCAATAAAGGGCTAAAGGATGTAACCGTGGTGGGCCATAGCATTGGGGGAACTTTCGGGCTGATGCTCTGCGCGGCTCCCCAAAGCAGGGTTACAAGATTGGTGGTGGTAGATATGCTCCCCTGCATTGGGATGGTGATGATCCCCAACTTCAAGCCCGAGTACGTTACCTTCGACAACCCCTATAATAAAAGGTTACTGGCGATGGACAAGGCAGCCTTCGGGGCCATGCAGCAGCAGATGGCGGCCAACATGTGCGCCGACACGCTCCGCCAGCGCCAAATTGTAGAATGGATGATGAAGGCCGATCGCAAGACCTACGTGTACGGCTACACCGAGCTGATGCGCCTAGATCTGCGCGAGTCGGTTAAGGACATCCAGCAGCCCGTGCTGGTGCTCGCAGCCGGGAAGTACCCATCGAAGGACCAAATTGTAAAGATGAACAACGAGCAGTACGCCAACCTAAAGAATAAAACTGTTAAGTTTGTTGACAACTCTGCGCACTTCGTGATGTTCGACCAACCGACGGTGCTGCTAAACGAGCTAAAGGGCTTTATACCTGCAAAGCGATAG
- a CDS encoding sigma-70 family RNA polymerase sigma factor produces the protein MEQDIFQAIYNQHYPSIYRLCLGYVKGNADLAADLAQEVFIRVWEKHDEFKNQSQVSTWLYRIAVNCCLTEIRRSKSYQNRIQSYQAPEGDSAEKQHSDQEILQQCIAQLDEPDRVLAMLILEELPQPEIAQVLGLSEGNTRVKIHRLKEKLRAVYQNKVAQNA, from the coding sequence ATGGAACAAGATATCTTTCAAGCCATCTACAACCAGCACTACCCAAGCATATACCGCCTATGCTTGGGCTATGTGAAGGGGAACGCCGACTTGGCTGCCGATTTAGCGCAGGAGGTTTTCATCCGGGTATGGGAAAAGCACGACGAGTTCAAGAACCAAAGCCAGGTATCGACATGGCTGTACCGCATAGCGGTAAACTGCTGCCTCACCGAAATCCGCAGGAGCAAAAGTTACCAGAACCGGATACAGAGCTACCAAGCACCGGAGGGCGACTCGGCCGAGAAGCAGCACAGCGATCAGGAGATCCTACAGCAGTGCATTGCGCAGCTCGACGAACCCGACAGAGTGCTGGCCATGCTGATCCTCGAAGAGCTGCCTCAACCAGAAATAGCCCAAGTGCTAGGATTAAGCGAAGGAAACACGAGGGTAAAAATCCACAGGCTAAAGGAGAAGCTCCGAGCTGTCTACCAAAACAAGGTTGCACAGAACGCTTAA
- the metF gene encoding methylenetetrahydrofolate reductase [NAD(P)H], giving the protein MKVIDIINRSQSTLFTFELLPPLKGASFSEIEETIEPLLPYSPSYINVTYHRPEVVLREQANGLLERRIIKKRPGTVGVSAGIRYKYGIDVVPHLICGGFTREETEDALIDLNFLGIDNVLALRGDTEKGSKGFMPEQGGNKLAIDLVKQVHNLNHGKYIDPETVNIHKTDFCIGVAGYPEKHSEAPNLETDLLNLKAKVDAGADYIVTQMFFNNAKYFEFVEQCRAIGITVPIIPGLKPISMKKHLTMLPQTFHIDLPQDLVDAVNRCKNNEEVRQVGVEWGVAQSKELKAAGVPVLHYYTMGKPDNIEKIVKEVF; this is encoded by the coding sequence ATGAAAGTTATCGACATCATAAACAGATCCCAATCGACGCTATTTACCTTCGAGCTGCTGCCGCCACTCAAGGGAGCGTCGTTTAGCGAAATAGAGGAAACCATAGAGCCACTACTTCCCTACTCGCCATCGTACATCAACGTTACCTACCACCGTCCAGAGGTGGTGCTTCGCGAACAGGCTAACGGACTGCTTGAGCGGAGAATCATAAAGAAGCGCCCTGGAACCGTTGGCGTATCGGCAGGTATTAGGTACAAGTATGGAATTGACGTGGTGCCCCACCTTATCTGTGGTGGTTTTACTCGCGAGGAGACCGAAGATGCCCTTATCGACCTCAACTTTTTAGGAATCGACAACGTGCTTGCCCTTCGTGGCGATACCGAGAAGGGCTCAAAGGGGTTCATGCCTGAGCAAGGAGGCAATAAGCTAGCCATTGATCTTGTTAAGCAGGTGCACAATCTTAACCACGGGAAGTACATCGACCCTGAAACGGTAAATATCCACAAGACAGATTTCTGCATTGGTGTTGCCGGCTATCCCGAGAAACACTCGGAGGCTCCGAACCTAGAAACCGACCTCTTGAATCTCAAGGCTAAGGTTGATGCTGGTGCCGACTATATCGTTACGCAGATGTTCTTCAACAACGCTAAGTACTTCGAATTTGTGGAGCAGTGCCGTGCCATTGGCATTACCGTTCCTATCATTCCTGGTCTGAAACCTATCTCCATGAAGAAGCACCTTACCATGCTTCCGCAAACCTTCCACATCGACCTTCCCCAAGATTTGGTGGATGCCGTTAACAGGTGTAAGAACAACGAGGAGGTTCGTCAGGTGGGCGTTGAGTGGGGAGTTGCGCAGAGCAAGGAACTAAAGGCTGCCGGAGTTCCGGTGCTACACTACTACACCATGGGCAAGCCCGACAACATCGAAAAAATAGTAAAGGAGGTCTTCTAG